A window of the Trichoplusia ni isolate ovarian cell line Hi5 chromosome 4, tn1, whole genome shotgun sequence genome harbors these coding sequences:
- the LOC113493384 gene encoding synaptic vesicle glycoprotein 2B-like: MEENKEENDENNGAYTYDKAVELTGHGCYNYLLLIACSITAYAFALDVFGFATVVAASSCDLQLGLREIGILVSAPFAGVLFAFPWGFYADTCGRRRALVVSTAVGFVFAAVSTLANSWQLMLVLKLIGCSFSTASFTLSMTILGECTGTAHRSQFLLIMNAFNIASEFVAFSLAYLILPLSFKFSLPWMGITFRPWRLYTLVMALPLGVAALFFLYLSESPKYLASCGEYSKALKVLKRMYKINGGKNDGFPVKHILPTDVSTKPDSSFWKTIAHHTVPMFKPPLLWRTIQLFFLLALCCSVNNVIVMWFPTMVNIFFNSFNGEQTADLTFCERMFQSGNTTEVASTSETYRCNESISTNTLYSGMLCGIFFFILNLSVARIASRPRLVLAAILAVAGVSVILVNLREPIANMVFFCLVQVTALGIGCVASYFVDLYPTHNRGLVTSLGMMVARLVSFTGVNVLGNVITNYCETTFYCLSSIAFFGVIVSLFLPSDRKNIKCDS, translated from the exons atggaagaaaataaagaagaaaacgATGAAAATAACGGTGCTTACACATATGATAAAGCTGTGGAACTAACAG GTCACGGTTGTTACAACTACTTGCTGCTGATCGCCTGCAGCATCACAGCTTATGCCTTCGCTTTGGATGTCTTCGGCTTTGCGACCGTCGTGGCCGCCTCCAGCTGCGACCTGCAGCTGGGACTTCGGGAGATCGGGATATTAGTCTCAGCACCGTTTGCAG GAGTCCTGTTCGCCTTTCCCTGGGGTTTCTACGCGGACACTTGTGGCAGGCGCCGCGCCCTGGTGGTGTCCACGGCCGTGGGGTTCGTCTTCGCAGCAGTCAGCACTCTCGCCAACAGCTGGCAGCTCATGCTCGTCCTCAAGCTTATTGGATGCAGTTT tTCAACAGCAAGTTTCACCCTGAGCATGACAATTCTAGGAGAATGTACAGGAACAGCTCACCGGAGCCAGTTCCTGCTCATCATGAACGCCTTCAACATAGCTTCCGAGTTCGTTGCCTTTA GTTTAGCCTATTTAATCCTACCTCTGAGCTTCAAATTCTCCCTCCCCTGGATGGGGATCACCTTCAGACCCTGGAGGCTGTACACCCTGGTGATGGCGTTACCCCTGGGTGTTGCTGCTCTCTTCTTTTTGTACCTGAGTGAGAGTCCCAAGTATTTAGCCAGTTGCGGAGAATATAGTAAGGCTTTGAAAGTGCTCAAGCGCATGTATAAGATTAATGGTGGGAAGAACGATGGCTTCCCG GTGAAGCACATACTGCCAACAGATGTCTCTACGAAGCCGGACAGTTCATTTTGGAAGACCATCGCACATCACACTGTACCGATGTTCAAGCCACCTTTGCTCTGGAGGACGATACAACTCTTTTTCTTATTAGCGCTGTGTTGTAGTGT AAATAATGTCATCGTGATGTGGTTCCCTACTATGGTGAACATCTTCTTCAACTCTTTCAATGGAGAACAGACGGCGGATCTCACCTTTTGCGAGAGAATGTTTCAAAGCGGCAATACCACTGAAGTTGCGAGTACTTCAGAAACT TACAGATGCAACGAAAGTATATCAACGAACACCCTCTACTCCGGGATGCTGTGCGGGATCTTTTTCTTCATCCTCAACTTGAGTGTCGCTAGGATCGCCTCCCGGCCCCGTCTGGTCCTCGCCGCCATCCTGGCTGTGGCTGGGGTCAGTGTGATCCTGGTGAACTTGAGAGAGCCTATCGCAAACATGGTGTTCTTTTGCCTGGTGCAAGTAACGGCTCTAGGGATTGGTTGCGTAGCGTCCTATTTTGTGGATCTTTATCCGACTCATAACag GGGCTTGGTGACCAGTTTAGGTATGATGGTGGCCAGGCTGGTCTCCTTCACTGGGGTCAACGTTTTGGGTAACGTCATCACAAACTATTGCGAGACTACCTTCTATTGTCTGTCTTCAATTGCCTTTT TTGGTGTCATCGTTTCACTTTTCCTGCCGTCggacagaaaaaatataaaatgtgataGCTAG